Genomic segment of Clostridium botulinum BKT015925:
TTATAATTTCTACACATATCGTTGAAGACGTAGAAGCCTGTTGTGATAAGATAATTATTATGGATGACGGAAAAATGCTTAAAGAAGGAAGTAGTGATGCAATTAAATCAGTAGCCAAAGGAAAAGTTTTTGAAATTCCTGAAGAAACCAAAATCAATTTTAATCACTTTGTAGAAAAAACTTTTGAAAAAGACGGTAAAAGATTTTTAAGAATACTCTCAAATGAAAATCAAGAATATACAGGTTTAGAGCCTACTATTGAAGACGGATATATGTGCCTATTGAAAGGAATATAAAGAGATGAATTTAAAACTCATATATCTTTCTATGAAAAATTTAAAAATCTATTACTTTATTCCTTTAATATTTTTGTATATTGTCATTCCTATTTTAGACATTGGACTTATTAATATGTCAGAGAACATTGAAAATTCGTATCAACTAATATTTGCAGAGGCTGAAAAGTATATACCTATTTTATCTTTATGGTGGAGTACCTTTATATTTAAAGAATACATTGATGGAGACGGAAATGAAGTTTTATATTGTATTGGATCCTCAAGTAAACTTAAAATACAGCATATTACATTGATATTTATTTGGTATATTATACACGTTAGTATCTTATTTTTAGGATATAGCTTCTTTTTGGATAATGTATTATTAGAATTTTTAAAAACAATTATTCAGTGTTTTTTCTTCAGTTCAATAGCATATATGCTTATTTATACATTAAAGTCAACTACTATAAGTTTTATGTTTTTACTTATATATGAATTATTATGTCTTTTTGTAAGATGTGAATTTATAAAATATATGAGTATATTTGAAGGTGAACAAATACTTTCAGTTCAACTTATATCCACAAAATATGCTGTATTCTTTTTAGTAGGAATCTTATTTTTACTAATTGGTATGTATAAAAATAAAAGATTTTATTATTAGATTTTAGCATTTTCAAATTATAAATAATGATAAATTCCTAGGCATTAATACGATATTTTATAAACAAAAGAGTAGATGTTTCATGATTACATCTACTCTTTTTGTTTATTCTTCACATTCCTTACATAAACTCTTATTACAACTATGCTAAATTATTTTGGTACCTATTAATAATTAATATTATATTTATATTGGTTATACTATGTATTAATGAGTATAGTTTATCTAATCATTCCAATCAATGTATCTTTATTATTTAAGTCTGGATTTTCTAAAACTTTTTCAAGTAAATCATTTAGAATATGACCAATTTCTTTTCCGGTATATCCAAGTTCTATTAAATCACGTCCATTAACCTTTAAATCTTTTAATGAAAAACACTGATTTTTAGAAATTATATCATTTAACTTATGTTCTATTTCAATTAATTTGTTATGCCTTTCATCATAATATTTAAGATTTTGTGCCTTTATATCCGCTTCTTTAACTTTTAATAAATCTCTAAAATTATCCTCACCAATTAAACTTAATAACTTTCTTATGGATTTATTGCTACCAATTTCTCTATCATGATATTTCACTAATGTACTAACTTTATCTATGGTATTATTATCATATTTCATTCTTTTTAAAATTTCCTTAGATTTATTTGAAGATAATTCTGCATGATTATAAAAATGATCTATTCCTTTTTCATCAGTTGTTTTACATTGTGGCTTACATATATCGTGTAATAGCATGGTTAATTTTAAATGTAATTTGGGTTCTATATTTAAAGTTGCGTTTATAATATGGTTAAAAACGTTCTTTACGTGATAAGGATTATTTTGTTCTACATTAAAACATTGATAAAGTTCAGGTAATATAACTTCAAGTACTCCAAACTTAGATAATTCAAAGAATATACTGCTATTTGCAAGTAACATCTTATCAATTTCATCTCTAATTCTTTCTATAGAGATGCTTTTAAGATTATCTTTTACCTGCATAGTTGCACTCAAAGTTTCATCTTCAATTACAAAGCCAAGTTGTGCAGCAAACCTGTAAGCTCTTAATATTCTAAGTGCATCTTCTGAAAATCTTTTCATAGGATCTCCTACAGATTTAACTATCCCTGATTCTAAGTCATTTTTACTGTTAAAATAATCTACTAATCCATCTTTATCGTTATAGGCCATTGAATTAATAGTAAAATCTCTACGACTTAAATCTTCCTTTAAGTTTCTTGTAAATTCTACTTTTTTAGGATGTCTATTATCTTCATATTCACCATCAATTCTATAGGTTGTAACTTCATAATGTTCATTATTAATTACTATGGTTACTGTACCGTGTTTTAGTCCAGTAGGAATTATCTTATATCCTAAATTTTGAAATATATCTACAACCTTATTAGGTAAGGCACTTGTTGTTATGTCCCAATCATTAGGTGTTTTTTTTAATAAACTATCCCTAACACATCCTCCAACTATGTATGCTTCATAATTAAACTCTTGTAACTTATGTATAATATAACCAACGCACTTAGGCATTTTAATTTCCATATTATTGTCCATTTATAACACCTCTATTTATCTCCATAACTAATTCTTCTACTTTTTTGTAATCAGGGTTATTTTGTAATTCTGTATGCTCTGCTGCATATTTAAATTGTTTATCATAATCATTTACCATTTCAAAAATTTCATTATAAGAATATTTACCGTTTCTTATATTTAACAATAATTCTATATCCTTTTCTCTATGAGTATTAACGCCTTTGCCTTCTAATATCTCAGTACCCATTAATAATAACCTAATTAAATGCATAGCATGTTTGTTTAAATGTAGGGTATCCTTTTTACTATTTCTATGTGTTAGCTTGTCATAATCTTTAACTATCTGAGTCATTTCTGAATATATATTTTTAAAATCTCTCAATGGATAATGTTTTAGGCTAATGTCTATGAATATTTCACTTTCTAAATCTTCTTTATCTGACTTATCTATATATAATTTTAATTCCTCATTTTTAACTTCTTTATATCTATCTTTCATTGTAAGCATTTGAGATTCTATACTTTTTAAAATATGTTCTTCTTTTTCCTTTTGAGGGTAAGAATCTCTAGCTAATGCATTTTGTAATCTTCTAAGCTGAGCAGTTGAATATCCACCAAAACTTGCTATAGCTTTTTTAGATATGAATAAATCTAAATTATCTCTTAATAGTTTTCCTGCCTTTGTACATATAAATAAATGTTCATCTTTTGTACCTAAGATTTCAATTACATTAGGATTGCAATTTAAAAGTAACTTAATAACTTTTCTAAGACCATATATTGTTGTATCTGTTTCTTTATTTTCAAACTGCTCAAAACTTGATAAGCCTATTATCTCTTCTGGTCTTTCAACGCATATCCCCCTTATGTCTAAATCTGAAGTATGCTCTTCTGTGTCTATATTTGTGCCATAAGCATAGCTTCCTCCTGTTGTTAGTAAAATTATATTATTCCCTAAATGTTCATTGGTCCTAAGGAAATCATATTCTTGTGATCGTAATTTTTGTTTAATTTCATCTATATTCAAGTACAATTGTCTCCTTTTTTATATTAACGTTTTTAATTATTATACACTATTAATTATAATAATTTAAAAAGATTAAATTCTTTTGCATTTTGCCTTATCTTTGCATACTTTATATACTATTTTACTTTCTTCTTTAGTTTTAGCTGTTACTATGCAACTTAGTACAGAATTTTTATTATAATATCCTTCAACGGTATACGTTGGTATCCCTTGTTCTCTCAAAGTATCAGCTATAATTTTACTATCTTCTCTAGTTCTTGGTGCTACGAAGAATGTCCATTCTTCATCCTTTTTAAACTTGTTAAATAGTCCTGTGGCTAAAAATGTCCCTAATGTCTCAGCAACCCCTATTACAATTATTCCTGTATAGCTTTTGGCTATAACAACGTTCATTAAAATTATAGCATTTGTAATGGAAGCCACGCCTTTTAATATTGCTGCAAATTTATCATATCCATAGATCAAAGCTTTTGTTTTAGTGGTTGTGAACATACAATCTACTAATTTTAATACAAATACCAATATATATAGCTTTATCATACGGTCCCCCCTTATGCCTTATCTCTTGTAATAATATTAGTTATACCTTACTTATATACCTTTAACTTACTTTGCTTCGTAGAATCTATAATTATTTGTTTTATTACCTGGCATATTTTAATTAATTTTTAGTGAAAAATAGAGCTTTTATATAATTAAATATTTCTTTATAATAAAATACGCCATAGTAAAGATTCATTTCCTTTACTATGGCGTAGCTGAAAATCAGTACAAGCTATACTAACTTATTTTTTACCTTTATTACTGTTCGTACATTTCTGTTGTAACTTATCATATTTTAGATACAATTCTTTAGCTTTCATATATTCATTTTTGTACAAAATGGAGTTAAGTTTATTTTGTGGTTCATATGTGTTTTTACTGATATCTCCTAACAAATAATCTTTGAATAAGTCTTTTAGCATGTTTTTTGACATTGTATAATCTTCATATTCACCTCTTATTGCTATTTCTTGAGCTTGAGACATTGTTTTTATAATAATATATTCATTTGTTCTGTAATTTTTTATGAAAGCTATTCCAAAAATAATTATACTAATAAATATAAGTCCTGTGATAACTTTCTTTATATTACCTTTTACGGATTTTTTTAAACTATTACTCATTATCTTTTTTCCATCTCCTCTTTAGTGTAAATATTAGCATTAAAGTATATCACATTTTGGAGTTATTATCAATTTTTTCTAATATGCATTCTTCTTAATATTGGTGATATTTTTGTTACTAAAATTTAAACTAACTTTGAATTGCTAATCTTTTAGTATAAAGAGCATGTTTGAAACTATATTTCATATAATATAGAATTACATTAATTCGGAAAAAAGTTATTATTTTCAAAAGAAACTTAATAACTATTAAGTTTAGGAGGAAAATTATGTTTAAAATATCAAATGATACATTTTTTAAAATTTGTAAAATAGTTTCAATTTCATGTATATTGATAAGTATTGTAGGATGGATACCCACTTTCTGTTCCATTCTCACTCCTTTATGGATGCTTTCAGTTTTAGTTAGTCCTATAGGATTTATTTTTTCTTTAATTACGTTAATTAAATATAATTGGAAACTAGGAATATTACTTGCACTTTTAAATGTAATTATGTTTTTTAGTTTTTTTATAGTCATGCATATAGGCTATACATTTTTTTATCCTCACAATTAATGTGAAACTAACACTGATTAAAATAAGCCATGGTAAAGATTTTTCTTTACTATGGCTTATTTTATATTTGTTTGGGATAATATTAGAGTGATTTAGAAAAGAAATACTTGGTTGGGATTAATAGAAATCACATTCAAATTTAAATACGTCTCATGTTAATGTTCAACTTTCAAACTTTTTGCCTATAGCATCTAGCTTTTGATTTAAATACATCTAATGTTAATGTTCAACTCATAAAGGTGAAATTTTAGACCTAATGGAAATGGCATTTAAATACATCTCATGTTAATGTTCAACTCCGCTTCCGTTTTCACCGAAAATATTTGTTATCGGATTTAAATACATCTCATGTTAATGTTCAACTAAAGCAAGAGTGGTTGAACTAATTAAACAAGGCTTATTTAAATACATCTCATGTTAATGTTCAACGGCAAAAAGATAACCGAGGTGGAAAATAAAGCTGAATTTAAATACATCTCATGTTAATGTTCAACCAATTGAACGCAAACACGTAATAGTAATTGGTGCCAGGCACTTGTCGAATTCACAATTAATGTGAAACTAAAACTGAGTGAATGTTTATTTCTATTAAGAAAATCATATTGTTGTGATTATAATTTTCGTTTAATTAAAATAAGCCATAGTAAAGATTTTTCTTTACTATGGCTTATTTTTTATTTGTTTGGGATAAAGAAAAAAGTAACGAAATAAATCCAAAAAAAATACTTATAAATTTTCTAAAAGGATTAAATAAAACAAGAACACTACTTCCTATAAGCATACAAACTAATAATACGAAAATTAATATACCTCATTTTATACATAATATAAATTACACCATATATTTTATATTATATATACCTTTTTGATATATTTTATTAAAATATATATTTGTGAAGTAAGTCCTATAATTTCACTTATTCTACAGTATATATGATAGCTATATGTAAGCTCGTCTATTAACAACATAAGCCAAATGAAACTAACAAATGTTATTAAATATATATTTATCTTCCTTGGAATTGTTTTTACAGTATTTATATATGCTGTTTGTAATAATATGTATATTACATTAAGAATAATAAAAAATATAACTTCATTGCGATGAATGTTAACTGGAATATCACTCCCTATAATCATAAAATCTATTAAAATTAATATGGAAAAAATAAACAAACTTAATGATGTCAATATATTCGTTACTTTCCTCATATCTTCTCTCCTTTATTTACCAATATATTAATATATATTCAAGATATATTAATATATATCTTTGTTATATGACCTATTAAGTTACAATACCAATGATACTTATAATAAATGTTTAGTAATTAATTATTGAACTAAAGTCGTGAATATATATATGTGCTACTATGGGAATGTAAGAAAGTGATTATTCCTTCTTTGTCTTTTCCAAACCTAAAAAGATTATGGCTGCAACAACCAGAACAAATGATTTCTTTATTAGCTTTGTTCATTGATTTCTCTCTCCTTTCTGGGAGGTAATATATTTGTGAAAAATCTATTATATTTCAATAGGTTGAGAGGAATCAATGTTCATATAACTTAACAGAACTAAAAATATTACAAGAAGGTTTTTCTATGATTTATAACTAAGATAGTTCTATTAATACTTCTTTAATTGATAAATGTAACAATTTCATTTCTGGATTTATAACTAACATAGTTCTATTAATACTCAGCTTGATACAGAGCCTCTAAGTTATTTCAATAGTCATTTATAACTAACATAGTTCTATTAATACTGAGGGCTTTTTTGATCTTTAAAACAGTTTCTATACCATTTATAACTAACATAGTTCTATTAATACTTTGAAGCTTATCACCTATAAGTTTGTATTTTTTTCATTTATAACTAACATAGTTCTATTAATACATGCAGTTTTAAAGTCTTTATTATTAGCTAGTGTTGCATTTATAACTAACATAGTTCTATTAATACCCGCATTGAATAATTTTTTAGTTAAACATTTAAATTTAATTTATAACTAACATAGTTCTATTAATACGGATTATAGTAGTAGATAGAAAATTAGATTTAAAAAGAATTTATAACTAACATAGTTCTATTAATACGCAATGGGTATGCGACTAGGTGGAGCTGGACATCAAGTATTTATAACTAACATAGTTCTATTAATACATAGTTTAAAAATGTTGTTCTTCCTCTGTTAAATAATTTATAACTAACATAGTTCTATTAATACGTGATTTAGCTGCTACAAATCCAAATGCTATTTCAACATTTATAACTAACATAGTTCTATTAATACTTCAAGGAAGTGGTATTGGTCTGAATACTCTATCTTTATTTATAACTAACATAGTTCTATTAATACCAGATTACTTGGAACAAATAAAGTCAATAGTCTCTGGATTTATAACTAACATAGTTCTATTAATACTAATTTCTTTTGCTTCATCTTTTTTACTTTCGTAGGCATTTATAACTAACATAGTTCTATTAATACCTATATATTTTTGACTACCTTCCGATTTAGTTCCATAATTTATAACTAACATAGTTCTATTAATACACAAAAAAATAACACATCCGTATCAATCGATTAGTTATTTATAACTAACATAGTTCTATTAATACGCAAGATGATAGCTGGTATGGCTAAAGATTATTTCAATTTATAACTAACATAGTTCTATTAATACGTGCAAGACGTGTCATGTTATAAGTCTTTCCTTGACCATTTATAACTAACATAGTTCTATTAATACCAATACTGAACTATCCTAAGAGTGATATTCGCTCAATTGGATTTATAACTAACATAGTTCTATTAATACAGATTATAATAGAGTGACACAAAATTAAAACAATGTATTTATAACTAACATAGTTCTATTAATACGTTAAAAGATTGCTTAATTTTAGAAGATTGCTGAAAATTTATAACTAACATAGTTCTATTAATACCAAGCAACCATGAGTTTGATTGAGCATGGTAATTTAAGATTTATAACTAACATAGTTCTATTAATACCAACATATATTCACCACTTACAAGTTTTCTCATATAATTTATAACTAACATAGTTCTATTAATACGGTTTTATTTTGAAGATGAATTTAATACTCTTTTTAAATTTATAACTAACATAGTTCTATTAATACATTCAGACGTGAGTATAAATTAGCAGCTGCCAACAATTTATAACTAACATAGTTCTATTAATACAGATGAAAGAGTTTATTTATCTAAGCAATATGGAAAATTTATAACTAACATAGTTCTATTAATACCAAGCACGTTAGTATATGCATAGATGGAAAATCTGAAGATTTATAACTAACATAGTTCTATTAATACGGAAAAAAATAAAAATATATAAACTTCAAGTACCTAAATTTATAACTAACATAGTTCTATTAATACATAGAAGGAATAAGCATTTTAGAAAATGCAGTTAAATTATTTATAACTAACATAGTTCTATTAATACCCCATTTTTCTTTTAATATCTTTGTTTTACTATACAACTCCATATTTTACACTTAAAATTTGAAAAGAAATCATACAATTTTGCAGTGAGCTATTTTTTTGCAATAACTCTTTACAATCGTTGATATATATATACTTAAAGCACTTTTTCAAAAAATACAAAAAACACTACTGAAGGTTCACTGCAAATAAAATTATTAAACCATTTGATTATCTATATCTATTTCTTTTTCAACTAGTCCTCTAATATCATAAACACGATCTGTTATATAAATTCTAAGATTTTTATTATATTCTGATAAATATTTTTTTGAATTCACAAACAACTCATTACCTTCTATATATCGTTTTTCTTCTCTCGATTTAATATATTCACTTAGCAAACTAACAGGTATCATTTGAACAGAGTTATCATTACTCAACATTTCCTCACAAGCATTTTCATTGTAATATCCAACTCTAATATTGTTAATTATATCATTTATTTGTTTCTTATATTGATTATATTCATCAATATTAAATTCTGTATAAATATTATCTAAATATAGGTTAACTTTATCTTCTAAAATAATACCACTATCATTTTTTATAATATTATTCAATTCTATATCTGTTTTGTCTATTATATTGTTATCATATATACTGTTGTATTCTTTGGATTTATTATATATATATACGTCTGCTATTCCTTTTTCACCTTTTCTATTTACTCTACCAAATCTCTGCAATAATGCGTCTAATGGCGCCATTTCTGTATAAAGAACATCATAATCAATATCTAAAC
This window contains:
- a CDS encoding ABC transporter permease; amino-acid sequence: MSENIENSYQLIFAEAEKYIPILSLWWSTFIFKEYIDGDGNEVLYCIGSSSKLKIQHITLIFIWYIIHVSILFLGYSFFLDNVLLEFLKTIIQCFFFSSIAYMLIYTLKSTTISFMFLLIYELLCLFVRCEFIKYMSIFEGEQILSVQLISTKYAVFFLVGILFLLIGMYKNKRFYY
- a CDS encoding CCA tRNA nucleotidyltransferase, whose amino-acid sequence is MDNNMEIKMPKCVGYIIHKLQEFNYEAYIVGGCVRDSLLKKTPNDWDITTSALPNKVVDIFQNLGYKIIPTGLKHGTVTIVINNEHYEVTTYRIDGEYEDNRHPKKVEFTRNLKEDLSRRDFTINSMAYNDKDGLVDYFNSKNDLESGIVKSVGDPMKRFSEDALRILRAYRFAAQLGFVIEDETLSATMQVKDNLKSISIERIRDEIDKMLLANSSIFFELSKFGVLEVILPELYQCFNVEQNNPYHVKNVFNHIINATLNIEPKLHLKLTMLLHDICKPQCKTTDEKGIDHFYNHAELSSNKSKEILKRMKYDNNTIDKVSTLVKYHDREIGSNKSIRKLLSLIGEDNFRDLLKVKEADIKAQNLKYYDERHNKLIEIEHKLNDIISKNQCFSLKDLKVNGRDLIELGYTGKEIGHILNDLLEKVLENPDLNNKDTLIGMIR
- a CDS encoding DNA polymerase beta superfamily protein; protein product: MNIDEIKQKLRSQEYDFLRTNEHLGNNIILLTTGGSYAYGTNIDTEEHTSDLDIRGICVERPEEIIGLSSFEQFENKETDTTIYGLRKVIKLLLNCNPNVIEILGTKDEHLFICTKAGKLLRDNLDLFISKKAIASFGGYSTAQLRRLQNALARDSYPQKEKEEHILKSIESQMLTMKDRYKEVKNEELKLYIDKSDKEDLESEIFIDISLKHYPLRDFKNIYSEMTQIVKDYDKLTHRNSKKDTLHLNKHAMHLIRLLLMGTEILEGKGVNTHREKDIELLLNIRNGKYSYNEIFEMVNDYDKQFKYAAEHTELQNNPDYKKVEELVMEINRGVINGQ